In Actinomyces sp. zg-332, the following proteins share a genomic window:
- the rbsK gene encoding ribokinase has translation MTVCVVGSFMMDLVVVASRRPNPGETLIGDSFSMFVGGKGFNQAVAAKRAGSQVSMVGRLGQDPFADKFVEFMRAEGIDFSGVEYDEEVGTGTATPLVEHSGQNSIVIVPQSNMRITEEQIDAKSNILAQSDVVVLQLEIPIPTVKYVAKKAKTLGKTVILNPAPYAELDAELLNNVDFIIPNEAELLGLIPDCNIDDIDSIISSVKDFQKKIPLNFVVTLGERGVVSIDENGKVLSIEPHCVTPIDTVGAGDTFCGYFASALSEGKALQECLSLANKAASISVTRRGAAQSVPLIDEVRI, from the coding sequence ATGACTGTATGTGTAGTTGGATCTTTTATGATGGACTTGGTAGTTGTAGCTAGTCGTCGCCCAAATCCTGGAGAAACTCTAATAGGGGACAGCTTCTCAATGTTTGTTGGAGGTAAAGGTTTCAACCAAGCTGTAGCAGCAAAGCGTGCAGGAAGCCAAGTCTCAATGGTAGGACGTTTAGGGCAAGATCCTTTTGCTGACAAGTTTGTTGAGTTCATGAGGGCTGAGGGGATTGATTTTTCAGGCGTTGAATATGATGAAGAAGTCGGCACAGGTACCGCGACACCTTTAGTTGAGCATAGTGGCCAAAATTCAATTGTCATTGTTCCTCAATCTAATATGAGAATTACTGAAGAACAAATCGATGCTAAAAGCAATATCTTAGCTCAAAGTGATGTAGTAGTTTTGCAACTTGAAATACCTATACCGACTGTAAAGTACGTTGCTAAAAAAGCGAAAACTCTAGGGAAAACAGTTATTTTAAACCCAGCTCCTTATGCTGAATTAGATGCAGAACTGTTAAATAATGTTGACTTTATTATTCCAAATGAAGCAGAATTATTGGGATTAATTCCAGATTGCAATATTGATGATATTGATTCCATTATTTCTAGTGTAAAAGATTTCCAGAAAAAAATACCATTAAATTTTGTGGTTACTTTGGGAGAGCGTGGTGTGGTCTCAATTGATGAGAACGGCAAAGTGCTGTCAATAGAGCCTCATTGCGTAACACCAATAGATACTGTTGGTGCAGGAGATACTTTCTGTGGCTATTTCGCCAGTGCTTTATCTGAAGGAAAAGCCTTGCAAGAATGTTTAAGTCTTGCAAATAAAGCAGCTAGTATTTCAGTTACTCGCAGAGGTGCAGCACAGTCTGTTCCTCTAATAGACGAAGTAAGAATATAA
- a CDS encoding DUF6541 family protein: MIGSWLGFAFAFVVSVMLVYLPGITLAYCLRIKGFLSLAVAPIISVALLSSFAVIFASLGIKWKVWYFCGAVLLLALLLLGIRRLFGKILINTKPQKTELIVVSWRGLFVPLCVGLVAGFVLFVRVLLALRVPFAFSQSSDGHYHYNSVASMLESGDLSSLHMLQLPPNSSFYPAAWHDFVTSVIHVTGVSIPVAANAFTYFLLCFVWPLSMLTFALCISKNKVFLTTVVLICNLIPFFPGIYLYFGILYANIVGLSFIPVVFFIVVTFLFRQKYFQYWQSILLGIFSVFALGFSQPNTVFSVYYIVLIVLPFAGYELGKKYDTITKQLVENNVDKKYKFAYKNRIIFTLLGVLLSILIACLVIYICYKTPTLYNAKFTPNMLVRNKYDYYEGILTFLTSAIRFLPVSLDSVFYETIYISVLSFSGIFFILWKKRNAKYLWLIVGWLWFSFLVFVSATCENKQIRAFLTGLYYGDTVRFIPIQTVFMVIFISLSILFIFSKLKLLFVDKAGNYSFKTVTILGLLVVFISGHSTSVMKDRFDKLEYNFSLPDDNFQNVLAYSKHELEFMKNNATKVDKSYTFAGNPRKGVTASWFMFGQKNIFYHVQTPKDKYHLLLAENLQNANTNPNVCKAVKKYNLRYIYSFSGKCQWNKPCDKKYPSFDNLDGKNVAKIIDQDKYGNKLYEITACKD, translated from the coding sequence ATGATTGGATCTTGGCTAGGTTTTGCTTTTGCTTTTGTAGTTTCTGTAATGTTAGTTTATTTACCTGGCATTACATTAGCTTACTGTTTGAGGATTAAAGGATTTTTAAGCCTTGCTGTTGCTCCAATTATCAGTGTCGCTTTATTGAGTTCATTTGCTGTAATTTTTGCAAGTTTAGGTATCAAATGGAAAGTCTGGTACTTTTGTGGAGCTGTTTTATTGCTAGCATTGCTGTTACTGGGAATTAGGAGATTGTTCGGCAAAATACTTATAAATACAAAGCCTCAAAAGACTGAACTAATAGTTGTTTCTTGGCGTGGGTTGTTTGTGCCTTTGTGTGTTGGTTTGGTTGCTGGTTTTGTTTTGTTTGTGCGTGTTTTGTTGGCTTTGAGGGTTCCTTTTGCTTTTAGTCAGAGTTCTGATGGGCATTATCATTATAATAGTGTTGCTAGTATGCTTGAGAGTGGGGATTTGTCTTCTTTGCATATGTTGCAGCTTCCTCCTAATTCTAGTTTTTATCCTGCTGCTTGGCATGATTTTGTTACTAGTGTTATTCATGTTACGGGTGTTAGTATTCCTGTTGCTGCTAATGCTTTTACTTATTTTTTGCTTTGTTTTGTGTGGCCTTTGTCTATGCTTACTTTTGCTTTATGTATCAGCAAAAACAAAGTATTTTTAACAACCGTTGTACTTATATGTAACCTTATCCCTTTCTTCCCGGGAATATACTTATATTTCGGAATATTGTACGCAAATATTGTTGGTTTATCTTTTATTCCAGTTGTATTTTTTATTGTTGTCACATTTTTGTTTAGACAAAAGTATTTTCAATATTGGCAAAGCATTTTATTAGGTATTTTTTCAGTGTTTGCTTTAGGTTTTTCTCAGCCTAATACTGTGTTTAGTGTGTATTATATTGTACTTATTGTTTTGCCTTTTGCTGGATATGAATTAGGGAAGAAATACGATACTATTACAAAACAACTTGTTGAAAATAATGTAGATAAAAAGTATAAATTTGCGTATAAAAATAGAATTATTTTCACTTTATTAGGTGTATTATTAAGCATTTTGATAGCTTGTTTAGTTATTTATATTTGCTATAAAACTCCTACTTTGTACAATGCAAAATTTACACCAAATATGCTTGTTAGAAATAAATATGATTACTATGAAGGAATATTAACATTTTTAACATCAGCTATCAGGTTCTTACCAGTGAGCTTAGATTCTGTATTTTATGAAACTATTTATATTTCTGTATTATCTTTTAGCGGTATTTTCTTTATTCTATGGAAAAAACGAAATGCAAAATACTTATGGTTAATAGTTGGTTGGTTGTGGTTTTCTTTTCTAGTTTTTGTATCTGCAACTTGTGAAAATAAACAAATTAGAGCTTTTCTAACAGGGTTATACTATGGGGATACAGTTCGTTTTATTCCAATTCAAACAGTTTTCATGGTGATTTTTATATCCTTGAGCATACTATTCATATTTTCAAAACTAAAACTTCTGTTCGTTGATAAGGCTGGCAATTACTCTTTTAAAACTGTTACAATTCTGGGGCTTTTAGTAGTGTTTATATCTGGGCATTCTACTTCGGTGATGAAAGACAGATTCGATAAACTTGAATATAATTTCTCATTACCTGATGATAATTTTCAAAATGTTTTAGCTTATTCTAAACATGAACTTGAATTTATGAAAAATAATGCTACCAAAGTTGATAAATCCTACACTTTTGCAGGTAACCCAAGAAAAGGTGTTACTGCGTCGTGGTTTATGTTTGGACAAAAGAATATTTTCTATCATGTTCAGACTCCTAAGGATAAGTATCACTTATTACTAGCTGAAAATTTGCAGAATGCGAATACTAATCCTAATGTTTGTAAGGCTGTAAAGAAGTATAATTTACGTTATATTTACTCTTTCTCTGGTAAATGTCAGTGGAATAAACCGTGTGATAAAAAATATCCAAGCTTTGATAACTTAGATGGTAAAAATGTTGCTAAAATAATCGACCAAGATAAGTATGGCAACAAGCTTTATGAAATTACTGCTTGTAAAGATTAG
- a CDS encoding DUF6541 family protein, with amino-acid sequence MHGTWSDFTFALIICGILVYLPGFILARALNIRGFLSIGVAPIISISLISTTAVMFGSIGIPWTIVGLFIVFVLVTVFALIIRVLFNYDEKIKVVRYRETFIPTVIALLTGGVFFARVLYSLKVPYAISQTYDANYHYNSVASMLESGDLSSLHMLQLPPNSSFYPAAWHDFVTSVIHVTGVSIPVAANAFTYFLLCFVWPLSMLTFALCISKNKVFLSAVATVSTLIAFFPGVYLWFGMLYANVVASSFLPAVLMVVVAFLFRQNYFQWWQSIILGIASFLGLVFSQPNGIFTVYYVVLIVLPFAAYYFGKDLDKGKSKKNRILFVLLAIVADIALEIVVGILSYNIKTLYNLRFDYNVIIGAPHGYKSGILAFLTARFEGYEGSLLPYLDNLPIAVLVFLGLFLVLRNYKKSSWLILAYLWFSFINFVAGSLPTSLFRTLISGVYYSEKMRLISIQAIFMVIFVAISVLFIFEKIKAVKKNSQGEYSFKLVTIAGLVLVFVAGNFVPYYASQFEATEGAFSLPKDNTKLGYEYSKEEIDFMARTIKSLDKNYTVTGNPWKGATATWYLFGHKNPLYHAAYPSDKNQLLIIQSLNKANENPKVCEAVKALKLKYVYSLSGKCLWERNCDVEGYQGLADLEENNVAKLLDQDNAGNKLYEITACK; translated from the coding sequence ATGCACGGAACTTGGTCTGATTTCACTTTTGCTTTGATAATTTGTGGTATTTTAGTTTATTTACCGGGCTTTATTCTTGCACGTGCTTTGAATATTCGTGGATTCCTCTCTATAGGTGTTGCTCCTATTATTAGCATATCTTTAATATCTACTACAGCTGTAATGTTTGGTTCCATAGGAATTCCATGGACAATAGTTGGCTTATTTATAGTATTTGTACTTGTCACCGTTTTTGCTTTAATCATAAGAGTTTTATTCAATTACGATGAAAAAATAAAAGTAGTTAGGTATAGAGAAACTTTTATACCTACTGTAATAGCCCTACTTACTGGTGGCGTATTCTTTGCAAGAGTTTTGTATTCTTTGAAAGTTCCTTATGCCATAAGTCAGACTTATGATGCAAACTATCATTATAATAGTGTTGCTAGTATGCTTGAGAGTGGGGATTTGTCTTCTTTGCATATGTTGCAGCTTCCTCCTAATTCTAGTTTTTATCCTGCTGCTTGGCATGATTTTGTTACTAGTGTTATTCATGTTACGGGTGTTAGTATTCCTGTTGCTGCTAATGCTTTTACTTATTTTTTGCTTTGTTTTGTGTGGCCTTTGTCTATGCTTACTTTTGCTTTATGTATCAGCAAAAACAAAGTATTCCTAAGCGCGGTTGCAACAGTTAGCACTTTAATAGCTTTCTTCCCAGGCGTTTACTTATGGTTTGGTATGTTATATGCCAATGTTGTGGCTTCATCTTTCTTGCCTGCTGTTTTGATGGTAGTTGTGGCATTCTTGTTTAGACAAAATTATTTCCAGTGGTGGCAGAGCATTATACTGGGAATTGCTTCTTTCTTAGGGCTAGTTTTCTCTCAACCTAATGGTATTTTTACTGTTTACTATGTTGTACTTATTGTTTTGCCTTTTGCTGCTTATTACTTTGGTAAAGATTTGGATAAAGGTAAATCCAAGAAAAATCGAATTCTTTTTGTTTTACTAGCGATAGTTGCTGATATTGCTTTAGAAATAGTAGTTGGTATTTTGTCATACAACATAAAGACACTATATAATCTTCGCTTTGACTACAATGTTATTATTGGGGCACCTCATGGTTATAAGAGCGGTATTCTAGCTTTCTTGACTGCTAGATTTGAAGGTTATGAAGGTAGCTTGTTACCTTATCTGGATAATTTACCTATAGCTGTCTTGGTGTTTCTCGGTCTTTTCTTAGTGCTTAGAAATTACAAAAAATCCTCATGGTTAATACTGGCTTATTTGTGGTTCTCTTTCATAAATTTTGTAGCAGGTTCTTTGCCTACTTCTTTGTTCAGAACACTTATAAGTGGTGTGTATTACTCTGAAAAAATGCGTTTAATTTCTATACAAGCAATATTTATGGTGATTTTTGTCGCTATATCTGTGCTGTTTATTTTTGAGAAAATCAAAGCTGTAAAGAAAAATTCACAAGGAGAATATAGCTTTAAGCTCGTTACTATTGCTGGGTTAGTGTTAGTTTTTGTTGCTGGTAATTTTGTTCCGTATTATGCAAGTCAATTTGAAGCTACTGAAGGTGCTTTTAGCTTGCCGAAAGATAATACGAAGTTAGGTTACGAGTACTCTAAAGAAGAAATTGATTTTATGGCAAGAACTATTAAATCTTTAGATAAGAACTACACGGTTACTGGTAATCCTTGGAAAGGTGCTACTGCTACTTGGTATTTATTTGGACACAAGAATCCTTTATATCATGCCGCATATCCATCTGATAAAAATCAATTACTGATAATCCAAAGTCTAAATAAAGCTAACGAAAATCCTAAAGTGTGTGAAGCAGTAAAGGCTTTGAAGCTGAAATATGTTTATTCTCTCAGTGGTAAGTGTTTATGGGAACGTAATTGTGATGTAGAAGGTTATCAGGGTTTAGCAGATTTGGAAGAAAATAATGTAGCCAAATTGTTAGATCAGGATAATGCTGGTAATAAACTATATGAGATTACAGCATGCAAATAG
- a CDS encoding DUF6541 family protein — MYGSWLGFAFAFIISGILLYFPGYLMSRAIGIRGFLAVSVAPLISIGFVSTLAVLLGALRIKWSVWILFACIFLTCFLLFIINGGGIYNRALIFFKAKFYPKTYANSYEIIPSRVGKTSRVVISWCGLFVPLCVGLVAGFVLFVRVLLALRVPFAFSQSSDGHYHYNSVASMLESGDLSSLHMLQLPPNSSFYPAAWHDFVTSVIHVTGVSIPVAANAFTYFLLCFVWPLSMLTFALCISKNKVFLSVVAGTSTLISFFPGIYLTFGILYANITAAVVLPVVFMIVVSFLFRQRFFGFWQVVFLGVTSLLALAFAQSSGIFTVYYVVLIVLPFAGYKLGKEFDVYNLGFKDFIFGVSKTKTLNDSGSAGEIESHSYKYRIIFTALAFLVLFAIIAAVTYISLTNPSIYNARFTSNIVIPTRYGRKEALLAFLTTGQRFLTVPGDQVFYENIYVSVLCFIGLGVILRRHFKTNYLWIIVAWIWFSFLNFIAASWPDNRLRAFLTGIYYGEPIRLISIQVIFMVIIIALAVMFMLSKLKLLAYDSGKYGFKIFGAITLVLLFIVAQVIPAYSYRFVAQNISFSLPESNLNNELVYSKSEVDFMQSNTDKIDKSYNVIGNPFKGTTASWFLFGQRNVMYHIQHPRDEYRQILSNNLEEINTNPKVCKAIKKYKVRYVYSFVGKCQWGRDCDREYPSFDNLDNKPFAKLINKDKYGNKLFEINGCDNH, encoded by the coding sequence ATGTACGGGTCTTGGCTAGGTTTTGCTTTTGCTTTTATAATTTCTGGTATTTTGTTGTATTTTCCGGGTTACTTGATGAGCAGGGCAATAGGTATTCGTGGGTTTTTAGCTGTTTCTGTTGCTCCACTTATTAGCATTGGGTTTGTTTCAACTTTGGCTGTTTTGCTGGGTGCTTTACGTATTAAATGGAGCGTGTGGATTTTATTTGCCTGTATTTTCCTGACTTGCTTTTTGTTATTCATAATAAATGGGGGGGGGATTTATAATCGAGCTTTAATATTTTTTAAGGCAAAATTTTACCCGAAAACTTACGCAAATAGTTACGAGATAATTCCTAGTCGAGTGGGTAAAACTAGCAGAGTAGTTATTTCTTGGTGTGGGTTGTTTGTGCCTTTGTGTGTTGGTTTGGTTGCTGGTTTTGTTTTGTTTGTGCGTGTTTTGTTGGCTTTGAGGGTTCCTTTTGCTTTTAGTCAGAGTTCTGATGGGCATTATCATTATAATAGTGTTGCTAGTATGCTTGAGAGTGGGGATTTGTCTTCTTTGCATATGTTGCAGCTTCCTCCTAATTCTAGTTTTTATCCTGCTGCTTGGCATGATTTTGTTACTAGTGTTATTCATGTTACGGGTGTTAGTATTCCTGTTGCTGCTAATGCTTTTACTTATTTTTTGCTTTGTTTTGTGTGGCCTTTGTCTATGCTTACTTTTGCTTTATGTATCAGCAAAAACAAAGTATTCCTAAGCGTAGTAGCTGGTACTAGTACTCTGATTTCATTTTTCCCAGGTATTTATTTAACCTTCGGCATTCTTTACGCAAATATTACAGCTGCTGTTGTATTACCAGTAGTTTTCATGATTGTAGTGTCTTTCTTATTCAGACAACGTTTCTTTGGATTTTGGCAAGTAGTATTTTTGGGTGTAACTTCTTTGCTAGCCTTAGCTTTCGCTCAATCTAGTGGAATATTTACTGTCTACTATGTCGTCCTTATTGTTCTGCCTTTTGCTGGATATAAGTTAGGTAAAGAATTTGACGTTTATAATCTCGGTTTTAAAGACTTTATATTTGGTGTTTCAAAAACGAAAACTCTAAATGATAGTGGCAGTGCTGGTGAAATCGAAAGCCATTCTTATAAATATAGAATAATTTTTACAGCCTTAGCGTTTTTAGTATTGTTTGCAATTATTGCTGCTGTTACATACATTTCTTTAACAAATCCATCCATATATAACGCTCGATTTACTTCTAATATAGTAATACCGACAAGATATGGTAGAAAAGAAGCTTTATTAGCATTTTTGACTACAGGTCAGAGGTTTTTAACAGTACCTGGAGATCAAGTATTTTATGAGAACATATATGTGTCGGTTTTGTGTTTTATTGGCTTAGGTGTAATTTTACGCAGACATTTTAAAACTAACTATTTGTGGATAATTGTTGCGTGGATATGGTTCTCATTCTTGAACTTTATTGCTGCAAGCTGGCCAGATAATAGGCTCCGTGCCTTTTTGACTGGTATTTATTATGGTGAACCTATACGTTTGATATCAATACAAGTAATTTTCATGGTGATAATTATAGCTTTAGCTGTAATGTTTATGCTTTCAAAGTTAAAGTTGCTTGCTTATGATAGTGGAAAATATGGTTTTAAGATATTTGGTGCTATTACGTTAGTTCTTTTGTTTATTGTAGCCCAAGTAATACCTGCGTATTCATATAGATTTGTTGCTCAAAATATAAGTTTTTCTTTGCCTGAATCTAATCTAAATAATGAGTTAGTATATTCGAAATCTGAAGTTGACTTTATGCAATCCAATACGGATAAAATCGATAAATCTTATAATGTTATAGGCAATCCTTTCAAAGGAACTACTGCTTCTTGGTTCCTGTTTGGGCAAAGAAACGTAATGTACCATATTCAGCACCCAAGAGACGAGTATAGGCAAATATTGTCTAATAACCTTGAGGAAATTAATACGAATCCTAAGGTCTGTAAAGCTATTAAGAAGTATAAAGTACGTTACGTTTATTCTTTTGTTGGAAAGTGTCAGTGGGGTAGGGATTGCGATAGAGAATATCCTAGCTTTGATAATCTTGATAACAAACCATTCGCTAAGTTAATCAATAAAGATAAATATGGTAATAAACTTTTTGAAATCAATGGATGTGATAATCACTAA
- a CDS encoding TrmH family RNA methyltransferase, which translates to MSNYNFFLKNTPRDFSANTIRVAEYLARMSDKSGSIIEVNQLKLSNTLNISRTTVYKAIKKLKDGGILVELNHGVFNKKIFEWKFTKDSFEKTATSDSHKDKTEEDRIVGVGPWPGGEQNWPTEDFYDPELLQNGDRRNVLDHYRYWKMSAIIADLDSNYRTPLHIAIENLEHDYNIGSIVRSANAFAVSMVHIVGRKRWNRRGAMVTDRYQHIIHHSTFDDFTSWCLENDMPIIGIDILDNSKPIEKAVLPEKCMLLFGQEGAGISKDLLDKCDQVLHITQRGSTRSINVGAAAAVAMYTWGLQNINNF; encoded by the coding sequence ATGAGTAATTACAATTTTTTCTTAAAAAACACTCCTAGAGATTTTAGTGCAAACACCATTAGAGTTGCTGAATATTTGGCTAGAATGAGCGATAAATCTGGCAGTATTATTGAAGTGAATCAGCTCAAGTTATCTAACACTTTGAATATTTCACGTACCACAGTTTACAAAGCTATAAAAAAACTTAAAGATGGTGGCATACTGGTTGAATTAAATCACGGAGTATTCAATAAGAAAATATTTGAATGGAAGTTTACTAAAGATTCTTTTGAAAAAACTGCTACCTCCGATTCTCATAAGGATAAGACAGAAGAGGATCGTATCGTTGGTGTTGGTCCTTGGCCTGGAGGTGAACAGAATTGGCCGACCGAAGATTTCTATGATCCAGAATTGCTACAAAATGGCGACAGACGTAATGTTTTAGACCATTATCGTTACTGGAAAATGTCAGCAATAATTGCAGATTTGGACTCTAACTATCGCACACCATTACATATAGCTATCGAAAATTTAGAGCATGATTACAATATAGGTTCAATTGTACGTAGTGCTAACGCTTTTGCTGTAAGTATGGTTCATATTGTGGGACGTAAACGCTGGAATCGTCGTGGAGCAATGGTTACAGATAGATATCAGCATATTATTCACCACAGCACTTTTGACGATTTCACCAGCTGGTGCTTAGAAAACGATATGCCAATTATAGGTATAGATATTTTGGATAACTCTAAGCCAATTGAAAAAGCTGTGTTGCCTGAAAAGTGTATGTTGTTGTTCGGGCAAGAAGGTGCTGGAATTTCTAAAGACTTACTCGATAAATGCGATCAGGTTTTGCATATTACTCAAAGAGGTTCTACTCGCTCAATAAATGTGGGGGCTGCGGCTGCTGTTGCAATGTACACATGGGGATTGCAGAATATAAACAATTTTTAG
- a CDS encoding KpsF/GutQ family sugar-phosphate isomerase — MKNFSEGKKNLEFLPQEILDKALVCADYAMEREILALNTAKEKNKILLPEVIKVLALSQGRVIVSGIGKSGHIGKKIAATLASTGTPSFFVHSTESLHGDSGMFVSGDVAILISYSGTTAEVVQLATMLSQRGVKTIAMTKSAESILAQECDLFIDISVEREADPLNLAPTASTTVTLMLGDSIASALMGIYNFEPKDFKFFHPGGALGSKLSGGKK; from the coding sequence ATGAAGAACTTTTCTGAAGGTAAAAAAAATTTAGAGTTTTTACCGCAAGAAATATTAGACAAGGCATTAGTATGTGCTGATTATGCTATGGAACGTGAAATTCTTGCTTTAAATACAGCTAAGGAAAAAAATAAAATTTTGCTACCTGAAGTTATTAAGGTTCTTGCTTTGTCTCAGGGAAGAGTAATTGTCTCAGGTATAGGAAAGTCTGGGCACATAGGTAAAAAAATAGCAGCAACTTTAGCTTCAACAGGAACTCCATCATTTTTTGTACATTCAACTGAGTCTTTACACGGTGATTCTGGAATGTTTGTTTCAGGGGACGTTGCAATTTTAATTTCTTATTCAGGTACAACTGCTGAAGTTGTACAGTTAGCTACAATGCTTTCGCAACGTGGAGTAAAGACTATAGCTATGACAAAGTCAGCTGAAAGCATTTTAGCTCAAGAGTGTGATTTATTTATTGATATTAGTGTTGAGCGTGAAGCTGACCCGCTAAACTTAGCACCTACAGCCTCAACTACTGTTACACTGATGTTAGGTGATAGTATAGCTAGTGCTTTGATGGGAATATATAACTTTGAACCTAAAGACTTTAAATTTTTCCATCCAGGAGGAGCTTTAGGCTCCAAGCTTTCAGGAGGAAAAAAATGA